CATGCAGTCTGTACAGACAGTGAGGAACCTGCTCacagagaggacagagggaCGATAACCATGTCAGCCTCCTGGAAGCAGCCGCTTTTTCAGATCTGCCTGCTTTGCATCTGCTGCAGACACATCAATACAAGTAAATTAATTTTGGGTttcatttttgctgtgttttgcgGTTGTGTTCAAGCTCTGTTCAGCCTTTTCTCTGTTCCACCAAATGGTCCCGTAACCTTGTAAGGGCCAGAACAAAATGTCATAAGATTTTCACATAATTGTGTGCAAGATAATTTGGTTTGAAGCATACTGGTAGTGATTGTTTATGATTTTTCACCTTATACATGTGTCTCAAACTGTTTCCCTCAAGACAAATATTTGTCATAGGATaaaatgtaaaaggaaaaatcaTAACAGTAGGTTACTTAATTATCGTGCTTTCAAAGGATATTTATATTGATATGATTTTAATTGTTGCCTCATTATGCTTCATTCTGCGATAGTGCATGTGTGTTAGTTTAAGAACTATATAACAGACAAAAAGATAAAACCTTAAAGTTACTGAGtgcttatttcatttttttgtccgAATACATTTTAATCCCAATCTTAagatatttatgtatttatttgagaAAACATCTCTTTGAAAAGATGAAGGAAACAACCTTGTTGCCGTTATGTAGAGGACACTTTTCACAGACAGTTACGAGCTGTTTCACATGGCATTAGCAGCAAAGTAGCAACACTGATATCTGCCTTAAAATTACCTTAAAATAttggtatttttgttttagtggCAAATATATAGAAAAGGTGGTTTTAAGCACAATTGTGTTTATCTCCTATGAGCATGCCTTtacatctgattttttttaaacctattAAACTATTGGACAGAAATAAACTAGTGATTTTGTTTAATTATAactgctgcaaaaaaaaaaaatacttacaatcttaaatacaaaaagaaacttcacaattactAATATTTGTTACCAAAAATAATTGTCTAGTTTTTACTATAAATACTGTTGTacattttgaattattttacacaaagtaaaagactctgtgtatatttatacatttacttCTTTCCCTGTCAGACACGTTGGGCTCAACCAAAGCGCCACAGGTTCTCACCACTGCTCTTAAAACAACTGTAAAAAGTGTTGTTCTTAAAGGTAATTTCTTCATGTTGTATTTCCTTATTACTGCTCATGTAAATATGGCTAAAGAACACATCTTGATAAGTTATTTAACTTGTAAAATAGTGTGCTATGACAAAGATGTATGGATTTCCATGTTGTTGTGACCACGTGGAGCTGGATTTAAATTAGAGTCTGATTTTGCcttgagtgtatgtgtgtgtgtgtgtgtgtgtgtgtgtgtgtgtgtgtgtgtgtgtgtgtgtccacaggGTTGAAGCcatttttcacactcaaaatgtggctttagtgtcagggttacaattaggttatggttaggtttagggtaagggtcaatgggatgtccccatgaagatagcaaaccagacgtgtgtgtgtgtgtgtgtgtgtgtgtgtgtgtgtgtgtgtgtgtgtgtgtgtgtgtgtgtttctaacTGTTCCACAAAACTCCACACAGGTGAAAATCACACAGAGGAAATCCAGCTGCATGAGCCTGTAAATCTAACGCTAGCCTGTACGTGGACTGGTAATCAGAAGAAACTACCAAACATTAGCGTTTATTGGACAAAAGATGGGAAGACAATTCAGGATACTCAGCGCTCTGTGCAGCTGGAGAATGAGCAGTATACTCTCAAACAAGAGTAAGTACTTCATGTGCATATTTTATTTGGCAGCTTTAGAAAATCCACTTTGTAATTCCCCTCCGAGTGGCTCAAAAACTGTTATCTACAAAGTTTTGTCAAAAGACCTGAATATATAAAAGGTTTTAAATAGAACTGCAGTGTCAGCTCATGCCTGTCCATGTCAGCTGTAACTATCTTTACATGAAAGTAGGGCAACAGTTTAGTTTAAATAATCAGACAGTTGGAGGACAGGAGCATTTGATTTATTATGTTAATATCTAAAACCCCTCTTTGACTTCTGCTTTACAGTTTCCGTATTGTCAGTGAACAAGACCTTGGAAATTACTCCTGTGTTTTTGAGACTGAAGCACAAATAGATTTTATTTTGGCAGGTGAGGAAATAAACAATGAATCTCTGCAAGACATTTCACAGCTTCATTTGTTTTGCTATCAGCTCCTCAAGTCCCTGCTCAAGCTATTTATAGTGAATATCAATATATAACACTCGACTGAGGCTGTGCAGTGCTGCTGTGTCTTCATAAGCATCATCATCTCAGTCGTTTTCCTCCAGCTCCACAGATCAGTGAGGTGCGAGACAAGCCGATAGTCAGCTATCTAGGGGACTTTGTGGTGATTTATTGTAAAATGGAGGAAACCAAACCAAAGCCCAGAACCTGGACCTGGTATAAAGTCAATGGGACAGAAAAGGTAAGCTGCTCAGAGCCTGTACAGTTGTGTCACTGATCATTTTTAATTGACATTCCTTCAAGTAGGATCTCTTATGTTCATCTCCCATGTTTTTATTCTCAAGAATACTCTTcaagagcagctttgcatgttACACATCTTGAAattatccttatttatcttaattATCTTATACCAAACAAAGTGTCTATTTTTAACAGCTCCTCATATTTTGTGAAAGTCGAAGTAGACCTTTTCATTACTATTCATAGGTGGATGGCTTATCCTTTTATCTATATTCCTCATGTTTGGTCTTTTTCTGCACAAGATCTTATAAATGAGCGTGAGCAGGCATTAAAGTACAGTGGTAGGAAACATTAGAGCTTGTACTTATGATAAATTACCTGTATTTATGACACAATACATGTGTTTTCAGAATGTGCTGTGGCAGTGGGGGAAATATGTGCAAGTGTGcatactttttaaaacttgtcaTGCTTTATATTATGCATGCTAAATACACAGTATTCAGTATCTAGTAGTTATAGCTGTTTGTAATAGGATAACAAGTTCAATATTACTGATAATTTAATTGTGCCTGTAATGTGATGCAGTATTAGTTTAAGATAATAGATGCAATGGATAACATCCCAACGGACTGGGGTCTTCTTTTAGCTTGATTTATTTATCTGATTTTTTGTTGTGTgggtcattttatttttttaagtggaaaaaataaaaggcaaaaacCTACAACGCTCCTGTTGGGAGGCAGGTTGGGTGTCAAATGGGATAATAGCACAGCTTCGTGAATCTTTCCTTTTAATTCTCCTTCTTTTCCCTCATTTGGCTTCAAAGACATTTAAATTCATTGTTGTTACTGTGTCGTTCAGCAAAATCCAGACGGTGTCATGTTAATGTATGTTGATATATATGGGAACAGATCCTCGTTGTTGAAGAGCCTCACCGCTATGAAATCCACAATGAAGGGTGGAAGACTAAGCTGAAGATCAGCAACCTGACAGATGAAGACTCTGGCTTCTATTACTGTGGGGCAGTGTACCGCATCGGCACCTCAGTGAGCCACGTGGAGCTCAAGGTCAGTAACTGAACCTCCGTACTTTTACTGGGGAGCTGTCAGTAAACAAAAGGAACTCTGTACCTGTACAGCCCCTGAGCAGTTTGTAATTCAGACCCAGGatttattattagtttgataataaataaataatttgtctCTCTTTGCatcccattttttttaaactcactgGTTACTgcttttgtaaaataaaaaaatatgttattaaTCATGGCCTGTCATGATTGGTCTGGTGAACCACTGAGAGCCCAACTCCACAGGCTTCAAACTTCAAAAACTACTCAAACATATAAAGCATTTAAAACTACTTGGCAGAATAGACACCAAGTACGCTCTACTAATCTCATAAGATAAAACATCTATACTTCTTTCCTGTGGATGGGACTGAAAAAAGTAGAAGTAGTGATATATAATATATCCTCTTTCTGTACTGAAGATTATCAGCTTCATTGAGCCCCTGAAACCCTTCTTAACCATCCTGGCTGAAGTTATCGTGCTGGTCACTGCCATTCTGCTCTACGAGAAAATTCATTCCAGGAAGAACAACACAGAAGAGGGTAGACAAACATCATCCAGCTCTTATTTGTATCACTATCATATACTTTTTGCAACATTTTATGACAAagcttatttttaatttgtatttatcGGTCTCATTCTCAGAAAATGTGCCGAACGGCGACCAAAAGAACGAACTGTGAGTACAATGACGCAGTATTTCTTTTAAGATACTTGCAGTTTTCATAATCCAAGAatgacttctttttttcctgtcaggCCTCAGGGAGAAGCTAAGGAGCTGGAGGGCAATACGTCCATGAGGCAGCGCAAAGTTTAAAGACTGCAGCCAGctttaaaactcatttttaaaagtaaacgCTAGCAACGTTTATACGGTTATTGTGGCATCTGTTATAACTGCATCATTTTGTTTCAACACTCAAAGTGCAACAGCTTCCAGCTAATCAACACTCGAGTTTGCAACACAAGCGGCCTCTTTCCTTACACATACAAGTTTCCTGTTGACTTCCTGTGCAGAAACCCAGACATGCTTTACTTGACACGTCACGTCATCTTTGTCCCCTCCCCTTTCTCATAACAGAAGTGACTTTCTCTTTTTGTTGGCAACACCTTAAACTTTAAATGACTTTTACCCGTTTTTCTTCTCTGTGGTTCGTAGCAGTGCCTTACACTCTTTGACTAACCTTTCACTGTGCTTCCAATGACTTTGTCCTTGCAGTAATCTATCTACAGTACTTGAATAACATGTAAATCAAGATGTATCTTCACATATTCATCGTATTTGTGCATctgttttgcatttacgtgtagGAGAATAGTCACAGAGTCAGTTTCTTCCTCAAAATGACTGCACGTATGCAAACAAGCCGATTAAAAACCACACAAACCACCGTTTCAGTGttggattcattttaaacttATTTCCGAGCACTAAAGAAACAATCCAAAATGCGTCCGTTAACATGCCAGCAGAGCagtcaacagaaaaataaatcagtgaaGTTTAGGATGGATTAAGCAACAATAACAAGAGTCAGTTTTGAAAATCtgccatttattattttttttctataaatacAGTGGATGTTTTTGTCCTGAATAACCTTTGCACTTCCTCTTTCCCACGGAGAAAAGCTAAGCTGTACCGTGACACACAATCATGTACACCGTTGTAGCTGTGACCACAGCGAGAGGCGACACACCCTCAGCTGCGACTGTCAGGCACAAATCTGTATCACTGCATTTAGAAAGAAAACTAGAGCGACTCGTTCCTCAGCCTGTGTGAGACATGCTAAGTGTGGCTGGAGTTAATGAATGCAACACCAATTCAGTGCTTTATTTACTTAATTGTGTTGAAGCTACTATATTTCTGAACTCTTGTTGTGTGCCGCCAACACGTCTGTCGCAGAAGCAGCCCAGGCTGAGATGACGGGAGTCAGAAATATGTATTCACACAACACAGATTCGCCCAAGAGGCTACAGCTATTTGTTAAATTATTGCTCCTTTCTATGTTTCCCTTAGCTCTCAGTGTATTATAaccaacacacaaacaaatatcCATTGCTATCTTTCAGGGCCTCTGTAATAATCAGGGATGTGTACACAGTATTTTTTTCAGTACTTAATTTCACAGGAATACAGATTCTTTTTTTCAACATTACATTTCATACAAACTGGCAAACTTCACTCCCATCTTGCTCTTTCAAAACTTTAGAGAACAAAATCTTAAGCGAAATCTGCCTAAAGATTTTCACCTCTTCCCTTACAATCCAACTACGGCTGATTCATGAAGAATTGAACCAGAAGCTTGACGACGCCGTCGTTCAGTCCCACCACCTCTCCGTCCTGCACGCTCTCGTACAGTCGCAGGCTCTCTGTGCCCCACAGGAGGTTTTTCCTGGGGTTGTTGGCGTCAGTCTCCACAGAGAGAGCAACTGTGTTCAGCTGGTagcagaagaaggagaagaagtggCCGTCTGTGATCACGGCCTGGGACACGAAGGGTCTGGTGACATCCTCGTAGTTCCAGAAACCTACAGCGGGGAGAGGGAAGCATCAACACGAGCTACGCCTTCTCTCAGATTTAAAGCCAAATGTAGACACTGCAGTAATCCGATATTCCTGTATCAGCGTTATTCCTGCAGCATCATGAGTAATGCCACTGATCAGTCGCTTTGTTAGCTCTGCAGCTCTGGAGGAAACAGACTAAACATAGTGGATATGTCACAGATTTGTCCTGTAACACTGCGTGTCCACAGGTGGAACAAGACACCCCTTAATATTACATTTGTTAAACACTTAGTTATTGTTTTTGAAAAGGTTTATTTCAACCTGAAGCATGATCAGACTTTTGGTCAGAAAGCTTTGCTGCAAAAAGGCAAACTTCTCCCCCCAAAAGTCACAAAGCTATGACATCACAGAACGTGATTGGTCGGCTGCGATGACGATTCTGGACCAATATTAATTATGATAGTCTACACATACCCAGAGATTTCAGAGACACTATAGCACTGCCGGGctaataaaaagcaaaacaa
This region of Pelmatolapia mariae isolate MD_Pm_ZW linkage group LG12, Pm_UMD_F_2, whole genome shotgun sequence genomic DNA includes:
- the emb gene encoding embigin, whose translation is MGNFRDEGGGAGWLYHAVCTDSEEPAHREDRGTITMSASWKQPLFQICLLCICCRHINTNTLGSTKAPQVLTTALKTTVKSVVLKGENHTEEIQLHEPVNLTLACTWTGNQKKLPNISVYWTKDGKTIQDTQRSVQLENEQYTLKQDFRIVSEQDLGNYSCVFETEAQIDFILAAPQISEVRDKPIVSYLGDFVVIYCKMEETKPKPRTWTWYKVNGTEKILVVEEPHRYEIHNEGWKTKLKISNLTDEDSGFYYCGAVYRIGTSVSHVELKIISFIEPLKPFLTILAEVIVLVTAILLYEKIHSRKNNTEEENVPNGDQKNELPQGEAKELEGNTSMRQRKV